The DNA window CCATGCGTGGCATGAACTCGGATCAGATCGGTCTGTCGATGGACGGCATTCCAATCAACGACTCCGGCAACTACGCGGTGTACCCGAACCTGCTGGGCGACGCGGAAAACCTGGAGGAGGTGTTCGTTACCCAGGGCTCCTCCGAAGCGGACGGCCCGCACATCGGCTCCAGCGGCGGCAATATCGGCCTGGTGACGCGCCGCCCGGCGAAAGACTTCGGCGGTTTTCTCAAGCAGACGCTGGGCAGCAACAGCCTGAGCAAAACCTTCGCCCGCCTGGATACCGGCGAGTACAACGGCTTCAGCAACTGGCTCTCCTATTCGCATACCGAGGCGAAGAAATGGCGCGGCGAGGGCCGGCTGTACTCCGACAAGTTCGAGATGAATTCGCTGTACGAAGACGGCAACGGCAACAGCAGCAATCTGGTGATGAAGTACAACCGCCAGAACAACACCAACTACAACACCCTGAGCAAGGCGCAGTTCCAAAACGACGGCCGTGACACCGACTACGCCACCACGCCGGAATACAACAGCAAAGGGCAGTTGAACAAGTACTACAAGATTGAACGCAACCCGTTCGAGAACTTTACGCTGTCGTTCACCCAGAAGCTGCAGCTGCGCGACAACCTGTCGCTGACCCTGCAGCCGTATTACTACTGGGGCAACGGCGGCAGCTTCACCGGCCAGACGGCGTCGGTGCTGTCCAACACCTCTAGCAAGGCCGGGCAGTACGATCTCAGCAATCTGAAGTCCAACACCTATTACCGCCCGTCGTGGACCCAGACCTGGCGACCGGGCATCACCACCAAACTGAAATGGGACATTAACGATCAGCACAGCCTGGATATCGGCTACTGGTATGAACGCGCGCGTCAGCTGCAGACCCAGCCGTTCATCAGCATCAAGGGCGACGGCAACCCGTCGCAGATTTGGGGGCAGCCGGGCGGTTCCGATCAGGTGAAAGACGCCAACGGCAATACCGTGCAGGGGCGCAACCAGTACACCATCACCCCGGCGCAGAAGGTGTGGCTGCAGGACACCTGGTTCGCCACGCCGGACTGGACCTTCGTCGGCGGCCTGGCCTATCAGTACGTGGAGCGTAAAGGGGACAACCGCGGTAGCCTGTACAACGTGCCGGAGAAGCGCAAAGCCACCTATCATGAATTCCTGCCGAACTTCAGTGCCAGCTATAAGGTGAACCAGGAAAACCAGGTGTTCTATAACCTGACGCGCAACATGCGCACGCCACCGAACTACGTGCTGTACAACGTCGGCGATTCGCTCAGCACCAAGCCGGAGCTGAGCTGGAACCACGAGCTGGGCTGGCGTTTCCAACAGGAAGACATGCTGCTGAGTGCCACGCTGTTCTACATGCGCTACAGCGATCGCCAGATCTCCACCACCAACTCGTCGGGCGACTACGAGATGATGAACATCGGCAACGTGGAGAACAAAGGGCTGGAGCTGGAGTGGAGCGGCCAGCTGCCGCATAACTTCAACTACTACACCTCTTATACCTATACCCAATCGAAGCAGAAGAGCGACATCGTCAGCAACGGCGGGCTGCCGCTGCCGACCTCCGGCAAAGAGGTGCCGAACGTGCCGAAAAACCTGCTCAACATGACGCTGGGTTATGACGACGGGCTGTATTACGGCAGCGTCAGCGGCAAGTACGTCAGCGCGTTCTACGGCGACTTGACCAACGACGAGAAGATCGGCGGCCGCACGGTGTTCGATCTGGCGGCGGGGGTGCATCTGCCGGTGGACAAAAAAATCGTCAAAAGCGCCGCGCTGCG is part of the Serratia surfactantfaciens genome and encodes:
- a CDS encoding TonB-dependent receptor family protein → MKSFNRSGIYLAVMSAMLPGAALAADATDVGTISVKGQSLGGGMMVQDDSAKARSTVTKEAMDKMPSAANAIDKLKFTPGLNVNSNDASGLSGVDYTMRGMNSDQIGLSMDGIPINDSGNYAVYPNLLGDAENLEEVFVTQGSSEADGPHIGSSGGNIGLVTRRPAKDFGGFLKQTLGSNSLSKTFARLDTGEYNGFSNWLSYSHTEAKKWRGEGRLYSDKFEMNSLYEDGNGNSSNLVMKYNRQNNTNYNTLSKAQFQNDGRDTDYATTPEYNSKGQLNKYYKIERNPFENFTLSFTQKLQLRDNLSLTLQPYYYWGNGGSFTGQTASVLSNTSSKAGQYDLSNLKSNTYYRPSWTQTWRPGITTKLKWDINDQHSLDIGYWYERARQLQTQPFISIKGDGNPSQIWGQPGGSDQVKDANGNTVQGRNQYTITPAQKVWLQDTWFATPDWTFVGGLAYQYVERKGDNRGSLYNVPEKRKATYHEFLPNFSASYKVNQENQVFYNLTRNMRTPPNYVLYNVGDSLSTKPELSWNHELGWRFQQEDMLLSATLFYMRYSDRQISTTNSSGDYEMMNIGNVENKGLELEWSGQLPHNFNYYTSYTYTQSKQKSDIVSNGGLPLPTSGKEVPNVPKNLLNMTLGYDDGLYYGSVSGKYVSAFYGDLTNDEKIGGRTVFDLAAGVHLPVDKKIVKSAALRFGISNLFDKEYLTSVRTTTFNAAPYGGVKASTPYYNVGEERTFSVSLEATF